In Lottiidibacillus patelloidae, the genomic window CCAGCCAATATTTCCACGATTCCAGAACGTCGTAACTTTCGATGGACCTTACACAATGGATGACAGTTTTCTTCACAAAATGGACAATGTAGTTTTACTAAACGCTGCGCAATTATTCCAATGAGTGATTGCTGTAAGTCAAAGTTACTAATACCAAATTCAGCAAACCTTTTAATACAGCTAGCTGTATCATTTGCATGCATCGTAGTGAATACGAGTTGCCCTGACATACTCGCACGAATTGCTGCTTTAGCTGTTTTTGCATCCCTAATCTCACCAACCATAATAATGTCAGGGTTGTGGCGCAATAACGCTTTTATAATACTTTCATAAGTTATACCTGCCTTTTCATTAATTTCAACTTGTGTAAAGCAGTCACTTTCTGTTTCAACCGGATCTTCGATTGTTACAATATGTTTTTGTTCCATTTCATAAAGATCTTGAAGCATTGAATAGAGAAGCGTTGTTTTCCCACTCCCTGTTGGCCCACAAAGAATAATTAACCCATGTGGATTATTTATTAGTTTTGTCAACCTCAAATAGCTATTTTCAAATAAGACTAATTCCCTTATTTCCCTCGGAATAATTTTGGGGTGAAACCGAATGACTAAACTTTCTTCTCCACGTGTCGGAAGGGTTGATAATCTTAAGAAGTAAGCTCCACTATTCAACTTAATTTGCATTGAACCTGCTTGTGGGAGTCGTTTTTCGCCAATATCCATCCGAGCAAGAAACTTTAAATGTGCAATCATCTTTTCTGCTTTCTTCTTCGGAAGAGGATTATCCATAAAAAGGTCACCATCAACACGAAATTTGATTGCATAATGATCGCGTTTAGGAATGATGTGTAAATCAGAAGCACTCAGGTATATTGCTTTGTTAACCAGTAGCTCTACTGATTCCTCAACATAAGACAATGAATCACCTCGCTTTCAAACAGTGTATATATCTATACCCACACTTTTAAAAAAATTAATCATTTATTGCATAGAAATTTTATAAAGGCTTATAATAATAACTGTTATTGGGCTATAGCCAAGCGGTAAGGCAACGGACTTTGACTCCGTCATGCGTAGGTTCGAATCCTGCTAGCCCAGCCATTTTTACAAATTAGACATAATTTTGACACCTCTAATCGTTTACATATTAGTAATTGGGATTTATAATAGTATTGTTATAAACGAGTAAGGGAGGGACTTACATATGGATCGTATGTTTCGTGTATTAGGTTTTTGGACTGGTGTTATCGCTGTAATGGCATACGTAGGAAATATGGAAGGTTTTGCAGTATTATTCTTCGCACAAACTGTAACTTTCGTATCACTAGGATATTTAAACTTGTCTGAGCGCGTTTACATCTACATTTTTGGAGCTTATTTAACCTTGTTTATGGTTGGATTTACGTATTATACAATCTTTGTAATGCCTGTTGGTGGAGGATCTCACTAAAACAAAAAGACGATCGAGCAAAAACATTTTGCTTGATCGTCTTTTTAGTTATTTTAATAACTATTTGCATTTTTGACAAAACTCCACTTTTCTTCCTGGTTCATCTTTTTCGATTGGACAAGAACTCGAAATGAAGATGAAATCCCTCCGGCAGTAATAAATTGTCTAATTGCTCTATTTTGTCTACTTATAGGAGAAAATGGATCCGTGTTTGCATTATTTTGCAAGTAAGTTAGTATGCCAGCAGCTAGTAAAAATTGATCTTGCGGTAAAAACAATACATTTTTCAAGCCTTGATTTTGTCCAACTTCTTTTAAGGCATCGAAGTGAATGTGTGTTGTTAAGTCCATTTCTCCTGGCGTTGTTAAAGGATTATCAATTAGCGTATGGTTTGAAAATCCTCTTAAACTTCCATTTCGATGCTGTCTTTGTCCCCACTCTGCATTCGTATAGCCATAATCAATTGTAAATATTGTTCCTTTGTCCAGCCAATCACAAAGATCTGCCATATAAGAAGTCATCGCTAAAGGAATTTCTAACCTTTGTCCATTGTTGAGCTTACCGTAATATATTTTGAGCCATTTAAGAATCTTGTCGTCTGTACAAACTTCTTTTGTCTCCATTAACTTCCCTTCTTCATTTAGCGAAACAAAGATTTCTTCTAATAGATCACCTTGCTCGACTACATGCACAGGAAAGGCATCAAAAAGTTCATTAGAAAAAATGATTCCGTTCATGTTTGGTTTACTTACTTTGGCTTCTTCGAGTGAAGCAAATTGCATGACCTTTTCCATTGGTAGTATTTTCTGCTGCTCTTTACGATGATAGGGGCTACTTTCAATGATGATATACGTTAGTTCATGAAAAAGTGCTTCATTTGTATGTTTTATTTCTTCTAAAACAGTAGCCGCGAACTTTCCAGTACCTGCACCAATTTCACAAATTACTTTAGAAATGCTTTCCTTCTCAAAAACTTCAATAAACGCTTTGGCAATGACTTTTGCAAAAATGCCATGAACGTTAGTACTCGTATAAAAATCCCCTGATTTTCCGATTTTCTGCTTTTCTTTCATATAGTAGCCTGCTTCGTTATCGTACAATGCAGTTTGAATGAATGTTGCATAGCTAATGCACTGTTTAGGATCTTTTTGTATTAAAGATTTTATTTTTTGTTCCATCACTTCCATAGTTTAAAAACCATTTAAGAATGGATTACTATCCATTTCTCTTGCAATTGTTGTAAGATTTCCGTGACCAGAAGCTACTTTTGTTTCTTCAGGTAAAGGTAACAGTTTATTATGGATGGAATGTAACAACTGTTGATGATTGCCTCCAAACAAATCCGTTCTACCGATACTACCTAAAAATAATGCATCACCTGAAAATACAATTGATGCTTCTTCAAAGTAAAATGATATGCTACCTGGTGAATGACCTGGTGTCTCTAGTACTTCGAATGTAAAGCTTCCAATCGTCATTTTTTTCTCGCCAGCTATTATTTTGTCAGCTTTATTTACAAAAAGGTCTGGAATCATAGGGTATTTCGCTGAACCATTCATTTCAGGATTATTGAGCCAATGTTCCTCCTCTTTATGAACGTAAACTGGGATGGAATATTTCTTGCGAATATCATCCACTGCCCCGATGTGATCAAAATGTGTGTGTGTTAAAAGGATTGCTATCGGTTGAATTGTATTACTTTCTATCCATTGGCTTAGCTTATTAGCATCACCACCTGGATCAATAATTAATGCTTCATTTTTATTTCCTTCATTCCAGACGATATAACAATTTGTTTCAATTGGACCTAAAGGCATTCTTTCCCATTTAATCATGATAAAATCCTCCATTGCGATTGATTACTTTCTATTTTACACTTTATATAAGATGAAAATAAAGATAAAGGGTCGTGAGTTTCGTGGAAAAAAGGTACGGTGGCGTTTTACCAGAAGAAAGTGAATCTCAAATTAGTAATATTTTTGACCGTGATGATGAGTTACTAATTTTTAAAAGGTTCACCGATATGGAAAGTATCGAAAGTGAAATGGAAGAAACATATACTCTAATTCAATTACAAGCACCCATTTTGAAGAGTACATTTAGTGACTATGGATTTGTTTCACCTAAAGCAAATCATTATTTATATGATGACATGGTGCGAGGGTTTACCATTAGAAGCGAACATAAAGATAATATAAAAATGGCTCTTTTTCAGATTGAAGAACACTTAATTGCTGTCGAAAATGCTTATGACCAACCTATTTATTTTGTTGATAAAAAATTATCTACACTTATTGAAAAATATAAGTTGGCTTACGAAGTTGAAATTATCTTTATTACGTAAAGTACTACTCGACAAATGTTTCAAAAAGATTTAAAATGGATACGTATTGAACAACCTCGAAGTTACATAATTAAGGATAACTTCAAACAAAAACGGACAAAATAAAAAAAATTTCCGAACGTAAAAGGGAGGTATTGCATCGTGCCTTTTATTATTATTAGTGCATTAATTACAATCGTATGTTTAATTGCTGTTTTCCGCGAACTAAAAAGAAAGAACTTTTTAGCAGTTGGATTTGCTGGATTATCATTTATTGTTTTCGGTTGGTTCACAGTAATGACGATTATTAGTTTAGTTACTCATAGTGGCCCAGGTGTTCCTGGCCCTCACTAAAAACGAAAAAAGTCCATCAATGAGTCAATCATTGATGGATTTTTTTATGAACACTTTCCATTTTACTTTCCAAAGTAGCTCTTTTATCACGACGATCATCTATTCGAATATTCGTTGCCACGCGATCAATCCCTTTTAGAAAGGGAAGTTCATGCATCGCTCTTACTACTGAAAATAAATCATCTAACTCTCCTTCAATTAATGTGTTCATCGGAGTTAACTGATATGTTATCTTATACTTTTCCTTGTTTTCTTCTAAAAAGTTTTGCATATTTGCGACATAATCACTAACGCTAGCCCCTTTAGTTCCTATCGGAATAATTGTAACATCGACAATGGCCATATATAGTCCTCCTTAACGAGTAAGTTCTTTTCTGTAAGCCCCATGATTTGTTGGTCCTATACCTTTTCCAATAGCAAGCCCTTCTGAAATCGCAGAAGTAATGAATGATTTAGCAGTTGAAACTGCCTCAGAAACAGAGTTTCCTTTTGCAAGTTCGGCAGTAATTGCTGCAGCAAACGTACACCCTGTACCATGGGTATGTTTTGTATTTATTCTGTTATTAGTATAGTATGAGTAAGTTTTTCCATCAAATAATATGTCAATAGATTGCTCGTGATTTAGATGACCACCTTTTACAACGACGTTTTTAGCACCTAACTTATATAGTTCTAATGCCGCTTCTTCCATTGCCTCAGTAGAATTAATGTCGCTCCAACCAAGTATTGCACACGCTTCAGGAAGGTTTGGTGTAATTACTGTAGCTTGTGGGAGCAAATGTTTCTTTAAAGCTTCAATTGCCTCGTCTTGTAACAATTTTGCCCCACCTTTTGCGATCATAACCGGGTCAACAACAATATTTTCTACTTTATAATCTTTTAATAATCGAGATACTAATTCAATAATTTCTTTTGAAAAAAGCATACCAGTTTTAACAGAGTCTGCCCCAATATCACTTAGAACAACATCTATTTGTTTCTCTATAGCTTCTAATGTTTGGGGATAAACACCATGTACTCCTAAGGTATTTTGAGCTGTTATTGCTGTTATTGCACTCATACCAAAAACATCTCTTTCTTGAAATGTTTTTATATCAGCTTGAATTCCTGCTCCGCCACCACTATCGGATCCTGCAATAGTTAATGCCTTTGCTTTCATTTCTGAATCACTCCTTTTTAATATGTAAACCTATCAGGTGCAAAAGCTTCTAGAGGAACAACAGATTTTTTTCCTTCAACTAAATCTGCTACAATGTTAGCAGTTATCGGGCTAAGTAAAATCCCATTTCTATAATGACCACAAGCAAAAATAAAATTTTCCGAGTTAGGATGGTGGCCAATAAAAGGAAAACCATCTTGTGTTGCAGGTCTTAATCCTGCCCATTTGGAAAATGGTGCCTTGCTTCTTAACATCGGTAATACCTGAGAGTTCCAATTTTTCAAACGTTCAATTCCTTTAATTGTAGGAGCTGTATTAAACCCCGCTATATCTTCAGAAGCACCACAAACTAGCGTATTGTTTGCTTTTGAGACGAGGTAGCCTTGACTCGTATAGACAATGTGATTTAAGTGTTTGTCTAATTGATCATACGCACAAATTTGCCCTCTTATCGGAAAAACTGGGATTGCTAGATTCAGATATTTTTCCCATTCATTTGACCATGCACCTGAACAAAGAACAATGATGTCGCCACTATATCGATTACCATGTTCATCTTTTACAGTGCACCTTTCCAGCTCATTTTCTAGCATTACTTTTCCACAGTTCTCGTGAATAGTAACCCCGATGTTTTCACATGCCTTCTCCAAGGCGATTAAGTAATCTGGTGCATAAAGATGACTTTCTTCTGGATAATATAAACCTGCAACTGCATCTTGGGAAAGAGACGGTTCCAATGTTCGAATTTGTTTAGCTGTTAGTTTTTCTGCTTTCACTTGAAATTTTTTCTGCCAATTCATGCGCATTTCTATTTTTAACATGTCAGCTTCATGAAAATAGGCATGTACGGTACCACTTGTTGTATATTCGAATGAATGATTTGATTCTGTCATTACAAGATCTTTCCATTTAGAAAAAAGACGTAAACTTGATAGACAAAGTGTAAAAAAATCATCAGGGTCTTCTTCAATTTCAGAGAAAGGTGCTAGTAATCCGGCCGCAGCACCAGAGGCTTGCCCACCACATTTTCCTTTTTCTAAGAGAATCACTTCATGCCCACGCATTTGACATTCAAGTGCAGTAGAAAGTCCGATTACTCCTGCACCGATAACAATAATTTTCTTACTCATCACCCACACACTCTCTATTCATTTAACGTTAAACTTTCCAATCCACTACTTGCAGTCGCATACCTTTTTTTGGCAATTCTTCCAGCCATATAAGATAACCGACCTGCTTCTATTGCAAGTTTCATTGCCTCTGCCATTTTTACTGGGTCTTTTGCTTTGGCAACGGCTGTATTTAACAAAACTCCATCAACTCCGAGTTGCATTGCTTCTACAACGTCTCTTGCACTACCTAGCCCTGCATCGACTATAATTGGGACATTGGCCTCTTCAACAATTAAGGAAATGTTATATGGGTTTAAGATTCCAAGTCCGGTTCCTATCGGTGATCCACCTGGCATGACAGCTGCAGCCCCGGCTTCTTCTAATCTTTTACATAGAACCGGATCGTCTGATGTATAAGGTAAAACGACAAACCCTTCATTTGCTAATTGCTCTGTTGTTTTTAATGTTTCAATAGGGTCTGGGAGCAACGTCTTTTCTGATACACTTATTTCAACTTTAATCCAATTACTTAATCCTGAAGCCCGAGCTAATCTTGCAATACGAATTGCTTCTTCAGCATTTTTTGCACCAGATGTATTAGGTAAATAAGTAAACTGTTTCCCTTCAAAATGCTGTAAAATTGCGTCTTCATTTGGGGCATTTAAATTTACTCTTCTTAAGGCAAATGTAAGAACATCCGCACCCGAAGCTTCAATCGCTTTTTCTTGTATGTATGGATTCGGATATCTTCCTGTACCTAAAAATAATCTAGACTTTAATTCCGTTTCTCCGATTACTAGTCTATTTTTATTCATGATCATCCACCTCCGACAAAATGAACAATTTCAATATTTATATCCTCTTTAATTAGTTCTTCGTTCCAATTGCTACGGTCAATGATTTCGCCATCAATTTCAATAACAATTAAACCAGGGTTTAGCTGTAATTCTTCTAAAAGTTCCGAAATAGTAAGTGCTGTTACAACCTTCTTTTCTCCATTTATCGTGACATTCATTGGTTTACTCCTTTATATTTAGCAATTTTATCTATGAATTGCTCACACGTTTCTTTGACAGTTGTACTACCAACAATTTCACTTATTGCACAAATTCTTGTAGCTCCTGCTTGCAAAACTTCTTCCACATTATGAACTTTTATTCCACCAATCGCTACGAATGGAATCGATATCTCACTCGCAACTTGGCGGACATATCTTGTCGTTACAGGATCGACTACGTCTTTTTTACTTTTCGTCGGAAAAACTGGCCCTACTCCGATATAATCTGCACCATCTCTCTCTGCTTTTCGTGCTTCACTTATATGATGTGTGCTAATACCGATTATTTTATCGTTTCCTAGTATCTTTCTAGCTTCCAGTAAAGGTAAGTCACCTTGCCCAAGATGAACTCCATCGGCACCAACAGCGATTGCGATATCAATGTGGTCATTTACGATGAATGGCACGTTATATTTTTCTGTTAATACACGAAGTTTTTTTGCTTTTTCTAAGATTTCATTTTTGCTACTATTCTTATCACGTAACTGGATAATATCAACACCGCCTAAAATTGCTTCTTCCATCACTTCCACGAGGTCTCTTCCTTGATGAAATTCCTCTCCAGTAATGGCATATAACGAAAATTCCACTTTTTTCTCCCCCTTTTTCCATAAAAAAACCGCCCTCCATAAGCGGAAAGCGATTTTTACTAAATATGCCTATCTATTTTTCTATGAAAATAGCATAGCACAAGTCCGACTTCCCTACGCTGGTATGATCCAGATCAGGTTCATAGGGTAAAAGTCAGTGGACTTTTTCTCAACCTACCTACATAGGTACCCCTAGTCTTAAATATTCATCTACTAATAGTATGACAGTGTTTGAAAAATATGACAACCTTTACATATATAAACTAGCAGCTAAAATTCCTTTTGTATCTTCATAAATTTCATCAAATTGACTTAATGGCAATGGATTCACACCTTCACCTAATTCAATGGTAAAACCAGGCTTTCGCCAAACTTGGATAAACCAGTCCTTATATCCCGCATAACTATCGATCATTTGTACGGACTTATAGCCACTTACACGAGAAAATTCAGCTGCTAACTTTTTGGATTCAGGTGGCTCAAGTCCTTTATATCCCCAATAAAACTCTTTGCCCTGCGTGTGTAATGCTACTACTCTGTCAAAGTTACTATGCGCCGTTACATTAGCCATCACAAGTGCTTCAGGTTCAGATAACGGAAAATAACCAGGAAAGTCTCTAGGTGCTGGTACTTGTGGTTTTCGTGGTACTTCTAAATGCCAATCGGCTGGAAATTGATTATTTAAATCGACACCACGAATATTTGCTTTCCAATCTTTATATGAGTTTTTCCCTTTATTTAATTGTTGTACATAAGAGGAAAAAGGCCCTGCAGCTTGCGCTCCAAATAACACTAAATTAACACCATCGGGATTCACCATTGGAGTTATCGAAAGCTGCGTTTCTTTAAAGAGCGATAAAGCACTTCTTCCACTTATTTCTTCATTATTAGCTAAAGCTAGTGCATATTCATTTAAAAAATAGATTAGAACATTAGTTGTAATCCATTCATTCGCATGAAAGGAGGCATTAATATGAACTCTTTTTCTACCAGTTCCTACAATTACTTCGGGTATATCTTTACCTAGGACAGATTTACCTAAGTTTCTCGTAAATAAAAATGGATATAAATACGTTAATTGCATCAAATAATGCATTAGTTTCTCATAAGAGATAGGTTCATCTGGATCAACAATAAGTTTTTTTATTTTGCGGGGAATAATGATTATTTGTCCTGGATAAAGGTATTTGCTTGAAAAGATTCGATTTACTATACAAAGTGCATTAATATTTATTCTATACTTAGCTGCGATGGAATGTAGCGTGTCATTATGCTTTGTCTGATAATAAGCTGGCATATAACCTGGAATTTTAATTTTATTTGCTTGAGGAAACCACATGTTAATGTTCCCGTTAGAAGCTGCTATAATTTCTTCAGGGACTTCAAATATTTTACTATAATATTCAAAATCTGAGCCACTATACGCACTTACAAACATTCTCTTTCAACTCCTTCCACTACTTACATATATGCAATGGAAAAGGAAAGATATTCTTATTATAAAAACCCACAAATAGTATTTTGGTAATACAAAAGGAAAAATAGCAGATTCCTTTCATTTTACTCGTGATAACTGCATTGTATTATTTGAGAGTTAGATTGATAAGTTTTATTTTTTAATAAAAAAAAACTTTGGCATATGCCAAAGCTTTTTATTTATTGTTGATATTTAAAATTTTCCGGTTTATTTAAAAAACGTAACAAGTCACCATAAATAATTTGATCGGAATATTGTAAGTGTTGTCTAGATTTTTCCCTATAAGGCTCACAGTTACTAATATCTGTTATTTCACCTGTTGCTTTGTCATAACAGTTGCTATCTGTAAACAAGTAATCTTCCATAATGTAGCTGCCATCTCGGAGTACTGCATACGATTCGCGATTTTCTGCCAATAAATCTGTACCAAACATAATGTCGTTCGTCGTCTCAATACCTAACAAATGAAGTATTGTCGGCTTAACATCGATTTGTCCACCTACTGAGTCAATAACTCTTGTGTCTTTATGACCAGGAATGTGAACAATAAAAGGTACTCGTTGTAATTGAACTGTTTCAAATGGTGTAATTTCTCTATCTAACCATTTTGCCATCGCGTCATTATGGTTTTCTGAAATCCCATAATGATCACCATAAAGGATAAATATAGAGTTTTCATATAATCCGTCTGCTTTTAAACGGTCGAAAAATATTTTTATTGATTCATCCATATAGCGTACAGTTGGGAAGAAACGGTCGACTGTTCCATCTCCAGAATCATAACGATCTACATAACTTTCCTCTTTACTTAATTTAAACGGATGATGATTTGTTAAAGTAATAAATTTAGCATAAAATGGTTGCGGAATATCTTTCATAATGTCTGCTGACTGGTTAAAGAAGTCGATATCTTTTAATCCCCACCCTACAGAATTTTCTTCTGTAATATCATAATACCTTTGAGAGAAGTATTGATCGTATCCCAATGTAAGGTACATAATATCACGATTCCAGAAACTTTTGTTGTTCGCATGGAATGATGCTGAATAGTAACCCTCATCCTTTAATATTTCAGGTGTCGCTTTATATTCGTTTTGAGAATGTGTGAAATATACCGCACCACTAGGTAATCCAAATAAAGAGTTATCTACAATAAATTCGGCATCAGATGTCTTCCCTTGTGATGTTTGATGATAGAAATTAGGGAAATAGTAACTATCTTTAATTAAATCA contains:
- the comGA gene encoding competence type IV pilus ATPase ComGA, whose amino-acid sequence is MSYVEESVELLVNKAIYLSASDLHIIPKRDHYAIKFRVDGDLFMDNPLPKKKAEKMIAHLKFLARMDIGEKRLPQAGSMQIKLNSGAYFLRLSTLPTRGEESLVIRFHPKIIPREIRELVLFENSYLRLTKLINNPHGLIILCGPTGSGKTTLLYSMLQDLYEMEQKHIVTIEDPVETESDCFTQVEINEKAGITYESIIKALLRHNPDIIMVGEIRDAKTAKAAIRASMSGQLVFTTMHANDTASCIKRFAEFGISNFDLQQSLIGIIAQRLVKLHCPFCEENCHPLCKVHRKLRRSGIVEILAGEALTNNLMKTNKSKYKKLKHELCKGIALGYIPEENYYQIIGEG
- a CDS encoding M14 family metallopeptidase, whose translation is MFVSAYSGSDFEYYSKIFEVPEEIIAASNGNINMWFPQANKIKIPGYMPAYYQTKHNDTLHSIAAKYRININALCIVNRIFSSKYLYPGQIIIIPRKIKKLIVDPDEPISYEKLMHYLMQLTYLYPFLFTRNLGKSVLGKDIPEVIVGTGRKRVHINASFHANEWITTNVLIYFLNEYALALANNEEISGRSALSLFKETQLSITPMVNPDGVNLVLFGAQAAGPFSSYVQQLNKGKNSYKDWKANIRGVDLNNQFPADWHLEVPRKPQVPAPRDFPGYFPLSEPEALVMANVTAHSNFDRVVALHTQGKEFYWGYKGLEPPESKKLAAEFSRVSGYKSVQMIDSYAGYKDWFIQVWRKPGFTIELGEGVNPLPLSQFDEIYEDTKGILAASLYM
- a CDS encoding class I SAM-dependent methyltransferase gives rise to the protein MEQKIKSLIQKDPKQCISYATFIQTALYDNEAGYYMKEKQKIGKSGDFYTSTNVHGIFAKVIAKAFIEVFEKESISKVICEIGAGTGKFAATVLEEIKHTNEALFHELTYIIIESSPYHRKEQQKILPMEKVMQFASLEEAKVSKPNMNGIIFSNELFDAFPVHVVEQGDLLEEIFVSLNEEGKLMETKEVCTDDKILKWLKIYYGKLNNGQRLEIPLAMTSYMADLCDWLDKGTIFTIDYGYTNAEWGQRQHRNGSLRGFSNHTLIDNPLTTPGEMDLTTHIHFDALKEVGQNQGLKNVLFLPQDQFLLAAGILTYLQNNANTDPFSPISRQNRAIRQFITAGGISSSFRVLVQSKKMNQEEKWSFVKNANSY
- a CDS encoding LTA synthase family protein; translated protein: MKNIHSRLGLFYLVSVLLWLKMYLAYKTQFNLPTESWTQEFILIMNPLSSIILFLAFSLFFSENKRAHVLLLISLLSTILLYANIVYYRFFTDFITIPVLFQTSNMGDLGDSILSLINVYDILFFIDVVIIGYFILTKKVTLKRAKFADSWAMFAVAIILFVVNVGLAETERPQLLTRTFDREMLVKNIGTYNYHLYDIVLQSKSKAQRVFADSSEIVDIENYVKANQVRPNDDLFGIAKGKNVVLISLESTQSFVINEKINGKEITPFLNDLIKDSYYFPNFYHQTSQGKTSDAEFIVDNSLFGLPSGAVYFTHSQNEYKATPEILKDEGYYSASFHANNKSFWNRDIMYLTLGYDQYFSQRYYDITEENSVGWGLKDIDFFNQSADIMKDIPQPFYAKFITLTNHHPFKLSKEESYVDRYDSGDGTVDRFFPTVRYMDESIKIFFDRLKADGLYENSIFILYGDHYGISENHNDAMAKWLDREITPFETVQLQRVPFIVHIPGHKDTRVIDSVGGQIDVKPTILHLLGIETTNDIMFGTDLLAENRESYAVLRDGSYIMEDYLFTDSNCYDKATGEITDISNCEPYREKSRQHLQYSDQIIYGDLLRFLNKPENFKYQQ
- the thiS gene encoding sulfur carrier protein ThiS produces the protein MNVTINGEKKVVTALTISELLEELQLNPGLIVIEIDGEIIDRSNWNEELIKEDINIEIVHFVGGG
- the thiO gene encoding glycine oxidase ThiO, translated to MSKKIIVIGAGVIGLSTALECQMRGHEVILLEKGKCGGQASGAAAGLLAPFSEIEEDPDDFFTLCLSSLRLFSKWKDLVMTESNHSFEYTTSGTVHAYFHEADMLKIEMRMNWQKKFQVKAEKLTAKQIRTLEPSLSQDAVAGLYYPEESHLYAPDYLIALEKACENIGVTIHENCGKVMLENELERCTVKDEHGNRYSGDIIVLCSGAWSNEWEKYLNLAIPVFPIRGQICAYDQLDKHLNHIVYTSQGYLVSKANNTLVCGASEDIAGFNTAPTIKGIERLKNWNSQVLPMLRSKAPFSKWAGLRPATQDGFPFIGHHPNSENFIFACGHYRNGILLSPITANIVADLVEGKKSVVPLEAFAPDRFTY
- a CDS encoding DUF2626 domain-containing protein yields the protein MDRMFRVLGFWTGVIAVMAYVGNMEGFAVLFFAQTVTFVSLGYLNLSERVYIYIFGAYLTLFMVGFTYYTIFVMPVGGGSH
- a CDS encoding MBL fold metallo-hydrolase; protein product: MKWERMPLGPIETNCYIVWNEGNKNEALIIDPGGDANKLSQWIESNTIQPIAILLTHTHFDHIGAVDDIRKKYSIPVYVHKEEEHWLNNPEMNGSAKYPMIPDLFVNKADKIIAGEKKMTIGSFTFEVLETPGHSPGSISFYFEEASIVFSGDALFLGSIGRTDLFGGNHQQLLHSIHNKLLPLPEETKVASGHGNLTTIAREMDSNPFLNGF
- a CDS encoding DUF2759 domain-containing protein produces the protein MPFIIISALITIVCLIAVFRELKRKNFLAVGFAGLSFIVFGWFTVMTIISLVTHSGPGVPGPH
- the thiD gene encoding bifunctional hydroxymethylpyrimidine kinase/phosphomethylpyrimidine kinase translates to MKAKALTIAGSDSGGGAGIQADIKTFQERDVFGMSAITAITAQNTLGVHGVYPQTLEAIEKQIDVVLSDIGADSVKTGMLFSKEIIELVSRLLKDYKVENIVVDPVMIAKGGAKLLQDEAIEALKKHLLPQATVITPNLPEACAILGWSDINSTEAMEEAALELYKLGAKNVVVKGGHLNHEQSIDILFDGKTYSYYTNNRINTKHTHGTGCTFAAAITAELAKGNSVSEAVSTAKSFITSAISEGLAIGKGIGPTNHGAYRKELTR
- a CDS encoding MTH1187 family thiamine-binding protein, producing the protein MAIVDVTIIPIGTKGASVSDYVANMQNFLEENKEKYKITYQLTPMNTLIEGELDDLFSVVRAMHELPFLKGIDRVATNIRIDDRRDKRATLESKMESVHKKIHQ
- a CDS encoding thiazole synthase codes for the protein MNKNRLVIGETELKSRLFLGTGRYPNPYIQEKAIEASGADVLTFALRRVNLNAPNEDAILQHFEGKQFTYLPNTSGAKNAEEAIRIARLARASGLSNWIKVEISVSEKTLLPDPIETLKTTEQLANEGFVVLPYTSDDPVLCKRLEEAGAAAVMPGGSPIGTGLGILNPYNISLIVEEANVPIIVDAGLGSARDVVEAMQLGVDGVLLNTAVAKAKDPVKMAEAMKLAIEAGRLSYMAGRIAKKRYATASSGLESLTLNE
- the thiE gene encoding thiamine phosphate synthase; amino-acid sequence: MEFSLYAITGEEFHQGRDLVEVMEEAILGGVDIIQLRDKNSSKNEILEKAKKLRVLTEKYNVPFIVNDHIDIAIAVGADGVHLGQGDLPLLEARKILGNDKIIGISTHHISEARKAERDGADYIGVGPVFPTKSKKDVVDPVTTRYVRQVASEISIPFVAIGGIKVHNVEEVLQAGATRICAISEIVGSTTVKETCEQFIDKIAKYKGVNQ